A DNA window from Thermus tengchongensis contains the following coding sequences:
- the truA gene encoding tRNA pseudouridine(38-40) synthase TruA, whose amino-acid sequence MRRILILTEYDGTHFAGLQRQRPGLRTVQGELERILPEIGALPKAVAAGRTDAGVHALAMPFHFDLPGRIPTEKIPEALNRLLPEDLKVLAAREVAPDFHARKDALWRAYLYRVLLRPHPSPLLRHRALWIRHPLDLAAIQEALAYLPGRHNFLGFAKEEVRAGERELYEARMEEVEGEAGRELRFYFRGQSFLRGQVRGMVGTLLEVGLGKRFPESLRLILQTQDRGQAGPSAPPQGLYFLEARYPEDKLPPKT is encoded by the coding sequence GTGCGCCGCATCCTGATCCTCACCGAGTACGATGGCACCCATTTTGCGGGGCTTCAACGCCAGCGCCCGGGCCTGCGCACCGTACAGGGGGAGCTGGAAAGGATTTTGCCGGAAATCGGGGCCCTGCCCAAAGCGGTGGCCGCCGGGCGCACGGACGCCGGGGTCCACGCCCTGGCCATGCCCTTCCACTTTGACCTCCCGGGGAGGATCCCCACGGAGAAGATCCCCGAGGCCCTAAACCGCCTCCTTCCCGAGGACCTCAAGGTGCTCGCCGCAAGGGAGGTGGCCCCAGACTTCCATGCCCGCAAGGACGCCCTCTGGCGGGCTTATCTTTACCGGGTGCTCCTCCGGCCCCACCCCTCCCCCCTCCTGCGGCACCGGGCCCTTTGGATCCGCCACCCCCTGGACCTCGCCGCCATACAGGAGGCCCTCGCCTACCTCCCGGGCCGGCACAACTTCCTGGGGTTCGCCAAGGAAGAGGTGCGGGCAGGGGAAAGGGAGCTTTACGAGGCCCGCATGGAGGAGGTGGAAGGGGAAGCGGGTAGGGAGCTACGCTTCTACTTCCGGGGCCAAAGCTTTCTGAGGGGCCAGGTGCGGGGAATGGTGGGAACCCTCCTCGAGGTGGGCCTGGGCAAGCGCTTCCCGGAGAGCCTCCGGCTCATCCTGCAAACCCAGGACCGGGGCCAAGCGGGCCCCTCGGCACCACCCCAGGGGTTATATTTCCTCGAGGCGCGCTACCCGGAGGACAAGCTCCCCCCAAAAACCTGA
- a CDS encoding ABC transporter permease, with product MATQAVNTQARSFSALFWRRFRRHKLAMVSLTFIALLVLVAVFAPWIAPHDPFAQPRSDDLSARIFAPPSPEHPLGTDDLGRDVLSRLIYGARISLLVGFAVSFSSVFVGLIMGALAGYYAGRPLRLYLGPLRQERGGWYPLGFALWRVLSWFAFYGLIYLLGQMVFGVTHLGREAGSPLAWAFFLLGVGALVWAAFWGFKGKAVLDLDTAISRLIDFMLAIPTLPLLLVLSALLRDPRVAFGAWIQGALGDAASVFLIILILVLFGWLTSARIVRGQILALREQDYATAAQALGASDFRVLFRHLVPNALAPLVVLATLQIGNAILVESALSFLGFGIQPPVATWGNMLANAQEYIFMAPWLALPPGFMIFLTVLAFNFVGDGLRDALDPRSRL from the coding sequence ATGGCGACACAGGCGGTGAATACCCAAGCCCGCTCCTTTTCCGCTCTGTTCTGGCGGCGTTTTCGGCGGCATAAGCTGGCCATGGTCAGCCTCACCTTCATCGCTCTGCTGGTTTTGGTGGCCGTTTTCGCCCCTTGGATAGCGCCTCACGACCCCTTTGCTCAGCCTCGAAGCGATGACCTTTCCGCGCGGATCTTTGCTCCCCCCAGCCCCGAGCATCCCTTGGGCACGGATGATCTTGGGCGGGATGTGCTTTCCCGCCTGATCTACGGGGCGCGAATATCCCTCCTGGTGGGCTTTGCCGTTTCCTTCTCCAGTGTCTTTGTGGGCCTTATAATGGGCGCTTTGGCGGGATACTACGCAGGTCGCCCCTTGCGCCTGTACCTGGGGCCGCTAAGGCAAGAGCGGGGAGGATGGTACCCCCTGGGCTTTGCCCTGTGGCGCGTCCTTTCGTGGTTTGCTTTTTACGGCCTTATCTACCTGCTAGGGCAGATGGTTTTCGGCGTGACCCACCTGGGGCGGGAGGCGGGTTCCCCCCTGGCTTGGGCCTTCTTTCTTTTGGGCGTGGGCGCCCTCGTGTGGGCGGCTTTTTGGGGTTTTAAGGGCAAGGCGGTTTTGGATCTGGACACAGCTATAAGCCGCCTCATTGACTTCATGTTGGCCATCCCTACCCTTCCGCTCCTCCTGGTTCTTTCCGCTCTCCTTCGCGATCCCCGGGTGGCCTTCGGTGCCTGGATACAAGGGGCTTTGGGGGATGCGGCCAGCGTCTTCCTCATTATCCTAATCTTGGTGCTCTTCGGCTGGCTGACGTCCGCGCGAATCGTTCGGGGACAGATCTTGGCTTTGCGAGAACAGGATTATGCCACTGCCGCCCAGGCCCTCGGTGCTTCCGATTTCCGGGTGCTTTTCCGGCACCTGGTGCCCAACGCCTTGGCTCCCCTGGTGGTCTTGGCCACCTTGCAAATCGGCAACGCCATTTTGGTGGAGTCTGCCCTCTCCTTTTTGGGCTTTGGCATCCAGCCTCCAGTGGCCACATGGGGGAACATGTTGGCCAATGCCCAAGAGTACATCTTCATGGCCCCCTGGTTGGCCTTACCCCCCGGCTTCATGATCTTTCTCACTGTTTTGGCCTTCAATTTCGTGGGGGACGGCCTTCGGGATGCCTTGGACCCGAGGAGTAGGCTCTAG
- a CDS encoding ABC transporter permease encodes MIAYTVRRLLQMVPLLLAASFAIFALLALQPGDPLDEVRMQNPRITAEELQALRRAYGLDDPIHVRYAKWLTRVLQGDLGYSRTYGVAAAEYIFEQRLPKTLLLSGISLLVALLVAIPVGVFSAVRQYTPADYIVTFLAFVGLSIPNFFLGILLLYLFSVRLPEAIPGFPQFPTGGVPPLLFEEVRQGIVSLWEYLRLWAWHLVLPVIVLSTGSMAEWTRFMRASLLEVLSQDYIRTARAKGLAERVVLYKHALRNALIPIVTLVGLAIPGVMSGAVLTETVFSYPGMGRAIFDALVEKDYNVAMAALAFLALMVALFNLVTDLLYAVVDPRIRYS; translated from the coding sequence ATGATAGCTTACACTGTGCGTCGGCTTTTGCAGATGGTCCCCCTGCTCCTGGCTGCTTCTTTCGCGATCTTTGCCCTCTTGGCCCTACAGCCGGGGGATCCTTTGGATGAAGTGCGGATGCAAAATCCCAGGATCACTGCCGAGGAGTTGCAGGCGCTCCGGCGGGCTTACGGGTTGGACGACCCCATTCACGTGCGCTACGCCAAGTGGCTCACCCGCGTCCTTCAGGGAGACTTAGGCTATAGCCGCACCTATGGGGTGGCTGCTGCTGAGTACATCTTTGAGCAGCGCCTGCCCAAGACGCTGCTTCTCTCGGGGATTTCCCTTTTAGTAGCCTTGTTGGTGGCCATTCCCGTGGGCGTCTTCTCAGCGGTGCGGCAGTACACCCCTGCGGATTATATCGTTACCTTCTTGGCTTTCGTGGGTCTTTCCATACCCAACTTCTTCCTCGGCATTCTCCTCCTCTACCTCTTTTCCGTGCGCTTACCCGAGGCTATCCCCGGTTTTCCCCAGTTCCCCACCGGAGGTGTGCCTCCCCTGCTTTTTGAAGAGGTCCGGCAAGGGATCGTAAGCCTCTGGGAGTACCTACGCCTCTGGGCCTGGCACCTGGTTTTGCCGGTGATCGTGCTAAGCACGGGATCCATGGCTGAGTGGACCCGCTTCATGCGGGCCTCCCTGCTGGAGGTGCTTTCCCAGGACTACATCCGTACCGCCCGGGCCAAGGGGTTGGCGGAGCGGGTGGTCCTCTATAAGCACGCTCTGCGCAACGCCCTGATACCCATCGTCACCTTGGTGGGCCTCGCCATACCTGGGGTGATGAGCGGTGCGGTGCTTACGGAAACCGTGTTCAGCTACCCAGGGATGGGCCGGGCCATTTTTGACGCTTTGGTGGAGAAAGACTACAACGTGGCCATGGCTGCCCTGGCTTTCTTAGCCTTGATGGTGGCTCTTTTCAACCTGGTCACGGACTTGCTTTATGCGGTAGTGGATCCCCGCATTCGCTACAGCTAG
- a CDS encoding peptide ABC transporter substrate-binding protein — translation MRKVGKLAVLGLTALGLALAGPQDNSLVVGASQEPRVLAGDFLSVISNQSIKAEIEQYLYPPFITIDLDGKNVAVLATEVPTVQNGRVRFTDIGGGKRRLEIDLTIRPDARWSDGRPLTTEDVQFYFEVGKAKGMPVLNPDYWQRVNLRVRDARNFTVIFEPAYATDLIGSPIGYAPKHIMGAAWEQVKRQTAALDPARDAQRLNEIYRNFFTQFSTPAYLNQRKMAYSGPFVVQRWVPGSTLELVRNPNFPIEPPGGASRYVQRVTYRFIQNTASLQVAFMGGSLDAISRVGLTFDQARAREFVNRVGRNFDIWFVPGAIWEHIDINQFPNVPQVRDLGLNDKRTRQALLHAINREGFVRTFFQGLQPVSHTWIAPTNPLHNPNVRKYEYNLDRARALLAEMGWRPGPDGILQRTVDGRTVRFEIEWVTTAGNVVRERFQQFVAEDFRKIGIAVRINNAPSAVVFADDFIQRASEGRWTGMFMFAWVSGLAEQGNLFACEFRPTRENNYVGQNVGGWCNPEYDRLREQANLEFDQARRKQLFDRMQEIWAEELPALPLYFRADPLVVRKGLVNYVSAAYSGGNNYPNWWPWAIGWESRGAQKLFDQAKYALPVR, via the coding sequence ATGAGAAAAGTAGGCAAGCTGGCTGTACTCGGTTTAACCGCCCTGGGCCTGGCCCTAGCAGGTCCCCAGGACAACAGCCTGGTCGTAGGGGCTTCCCAGGAGCCTAGGGTGTTGGCGGGGGACTTCCTCAGCGTCATCTCCAACCAGTCCATCAAGGCGGAGATCGAGCAGTACCTCTACCCCCCCTTCATCACCATCGACTTGGACGGCAAAAACGTGGCTGTCCTGGCCACGGAAGTCCCCACGGTGCAAAATGGCCGGGTGCGCTTCACCGACATCGGGGGTGGTAAGAGGCGCCTGGAAATCGACCTCACCATCCGTCCGGACGCCAGGTGGTCTGACGGTAGGCCCCTAACTACGGAGGACGTTCAGTTTTACTTTGAGGTGGGCAAGGCCAAGGGCATGCCCGTGTTGAACCCGGACTACTGGCAGCGGGTGAACCTGCGTGTACGCGACGCTCGCAACTTCACCGTTATCTTTGAGCCCGCCTACGCCACCGACCTGATCGGTTCGCCCATCGGTTACGCTCCCAAGCACATCATGGGCGCGGCGTGGGAGCAGGTGAAACGCCAGACCGCGGCCCTTGATCCCGCAAGGGATGCCCAGCGGCTGAACGAAATCTACCGCAACTTCTTCACCCAGTTCTCCACCCCGGCCTACCTGAACCAGAGGAAAATGGCGTACTCTGGTCCCTTTGTCGTCCAGCGGTGGGTGCCGGGGAGCACCCTGGAGCTGGTGCGCAACCCCAACTTCCCCATCGAACCTCCAGGGGGTGCCAGCCGCTACGTGCAGCGGGTCACGTACCGCTTCATCCAAAACACGGCCTCTTTGCAGGTAGCCTTCATGGGTGGGAGCCTAGACGCCATCTCCCGCGTAGGCCTGACATTTGATCAGGCTCGAGCCCGGGAGTTCGTGAACCGGGTGGGTCGCAATTTCGATATCTGGTTCGTGCCTGGGGCCATTTGGGAGCACATCGATATCAACCAGTTCCCCAACGTCCCGCAGGTGCGCGACCTGGGCTTGAACGACAAGCGTACCCGTCAGGCCCTCCTCCATGCCATCAACCGGGAAGGCTTCGTGCGCACCTTCTTCCAGGGCCTGCAGCCGGTTTCCCATACCTGGATCGCTCCCACCAACCCCCTGCACAACCCCAACGTGCGCAAGTACGAGTACAACCTGGACCGGGCGCGGGCGCTTTTGGCGGAGATGGGGTGGCGGCCTGGGCCGGACGGGATCCTGCAGCGGACGGTGGACGGCCGGACGGTGCGCTTTGAGATCGAGTGGGTGACCACGGCGGGCAACGTGGTGCGTGAGCGCTTCCAGCAGTTCGTGGCTGAGGACTTCCGCAAGATCGGCATTGCTGTTAGGATCAACAATGCTCCCAGCGCCGTGGTCTTTGCGGATGACTTCATCCAGCGGGCCAGCGAGGGGCGTTGGACGGGGATGTTCATGTTCGCCTGGGTATCGGGCTTGGCGGAGCAGGGTAACCTCTTCGCCTGCGAGTTCCGACCCACCCGGGAGAACAACTATGTGGGCCAGAACGTGGGCGGTTGGTGCAACCCCGAGTACGACCGCCTGCGGGAGCAGGCCAACCTGGAGTTTGACCAGGCGCGCCGCAAGCAGCTCTTTGACCGGATGCAAGAGATCTGGGCAGAGGAGTTGCCTGCTCTGCCCCTTTACTTCCGGGCCGACCCCCTGGTGGTGCGGAAGGGCCTTGTGAACTACGTGTCTGCAGCCTACTCAGGCGGGAACAACTACCCCAACTGGTGGCCTTGGGCCATCGGTTGGGAGAGCCGTGGAGCGCAGAAGCTCTTCGATCAGGCCAAGTACGCTCTCCCGGTTCGCTAG
- the erpA gene encoding iron-sulfur cluster insertion protein ErpA: MVETQEAVIRITPLAAEKAKEILARYGKEHAAIRVYVKSGGCSGFQYGMAVDERELEGDTLVEMHGVRLVVDPRSLPYLVGSEIDWVESLMGGGFTVHNPNAASTCGCGHSFRTKDQEGEVRACGH, translated from the coding sequence ATGGTCGAAACGCAGGAGGCGGTCATCCGCATTACCCCCTTGGCGGCGGAGAAGGCTAAGGAGATCCTGGCCCGTTATGGCAAGGAGCATGCGGCCATCCGGGTCTACGTCAAGTCCGGCGGGTGCTCGGGCTTCCAGTACGGCATGGCCGTGGACGAAAGGGAGCTCGAGGGGGATACCCTGGTGGAGATGCACGGGGTGCGCCTGGTGGTGGACCCCAGGTCCCTGCCCTACCTGGTGGGCTCGGAGATCGACTGGGTGGAAAGCCTTATGGGCGGCGGCTTCACCGTTCACAACCCCAACGCCGCCAGCACCTGCGGCTGCGGCCACTCCTTTCGCACCAAGGACCAGGAAGGCGAGGTCCGCGCCTGCGGCCACTGA
- a CDS encoding M24 family metallopeptidase: MELTRVQEILREERLDAWLLLSFGRSNPLALEVLALTHLHLTRRFAYLIPREGEPVLLCHAIEESLFPPLPGKRRTYHTWRGYLEALSELLEGQRRIALEYVPGGLIPYLSRVDGGSLDLLRGMGLELASSWPLLLLFQTWGEEKLRSHRRAAEGLVAAKDQAIAFLRQNPGSTEQAVQAVLVQALEERGLAFDHPPMVAFGRNAANPHHTPTDKALEEGEVVLLDLWAKEKGGVYADITWMAGLRPPEAAHQAFQAVVKARDEAIRFVAEAYQRGRYPKGFEVDQVARKLLEDAGYGPYLRHRTGHNLGEEVHGSGPHLDDLETHDFRPLVPGLAFTVEPGLYLPGFGVRTEVNVYLHPTGPEVTTPLQEALTLL; this comes from the coding sequence GTGGAGCTCACCCGCGTGCAGGAAATCCTCAGGGAAGAGAGGCTGGATGCTTGGCTCCTCCTCTCCTTTGGCCGGAGCAATCCCTTGGCCCTCGAGGTGCTTGCCCTCACCCACCTTCACCTAACCCGCCGTTTTGCCTACCTCATCCCCCGGGAAGGGGAACCCGTGCTCCTCTGCCACGCCATAGAGGAAAGCCTCTTTCCCCCCCTTCCCGGGAAGAGGCGCACCTACCACACCTGGCGAGGGTACCTGGAAGCCCTTTCGGAGCTTTTGGAAGGACAGCGGCGCATCGCCTTGGAGTATGTGCCGGGAGGGCTCATCCCCTACCTGTCCCGGGTGGATGGGGGCAGTTTGGACCTTCTCAGGGGAATGGGCCTCGAGCTCGCCTCCTCCTGGCCCTTGCTCCTCCTCTTCCAGACCTGGGGGGAGGAAAAGCTAAGGAGCCACCGCCGGGCAGCCGAGGGCCTGGTGGCCGCCAAGGACCAGGCCATAGCCTTCCTGCGCCAAAACCCTGGGTCCACGGAACAGGCGGTACAGGCCGTCTTGGTCCAGGCCCTGGAGGAACGGGGCCTGGCCTTTGACCACCCCCCCATGGTGGCCTTCGGCCGAAACGCCGCCAACCCTCACCACACCCCCACGGACAAGGCCCTCGAGGAGGGGGAGGTGGTGCTTTTGGACCTCTGGGCCAAGGAGAAAGGCGGGGTCTATGCCGACATCACCTGGATGGCGGGCCTAAGGCCTCCCGAGGCCGCCCACCAAGCCTTCCAGGCTGTGGTAAAGGCCCGGGATGAGGCCATCCGCTTCGTGGCCGAGGCCTACCAAAGAGGGCGCTACCCCAAGGGCTTCGAGGTGGACCAGGTGGCCCGGAAGCTTCTGGAAGACGCAGGCTACGGCCCCTACCTCCGCCACCGCACGGGGCATAACCTGGGGGAGGAGGTCCACGGCTCGGGTCCCCACCTGGATGACCTGGAAACCCACGACTTCCGCCCCTTGGTGCCGGGGCTGGCCTTCACCGTGGAGCCCGGGCTTTACCTGCCTGGCTTCGGGGTGCGCACCGAGGTGAACGTCTACCTGCACCCCACGGGTCCGGAGGTTACCACTCCCTTGCAGGAAGCCCTCACCCTCCTTTAA
- a CDS encoding ribose-phosphate diphosphokinase, with product MDRPLLIFSGQSNRPLAQAIAEALGLPLGKSTTLRFANDNLFVRFEESLREGDVFIVQSLTPPVQDHLMELLMMVDAAKGASAARVTAVIPYFSYARSDKKDAPRISIAARLIADLLQTAGADRVLTMTLHSPQVHGFFKVPVDHLSAEPVIANHFATRVDLENAVVVAPDAGDLKRASSLARRLGLPLAFIDKERVSDTEVRVRMLVGEVKGKTALIVDDEISTAGSLVEAVDALLQAGAKEVYAAATHGVYVGPALERIAQSPVKEVAATDTCPPKEGPKLKTLSVAPLFAEAIWRIHRGESVSSLFT from the coding sequence ATGGACCGCCCCCTGCTGATCTTCTCCGGCCAGTCCAACCGCCCCCTGGCCCAAGCCATCGCCGAGGCCCTGGGGCTCCCCTTGGGCAAAAGCACCACCTTGCGCTTCGCCAATGACAACCTCTTCGTGCGCTTCGAGGAAAGCCTGAGGGAAGGGGATGTCTTCATCGTCCAGTCCCTGACCCCTCCGGTGCAGGACCACCTCATGGAGCTCCTCATGATGGTGGACGCCGCCAAGGGGGCCAGCGCCGCCAGGGTCACGGCGGTCATCCCCTACTTCTCCTACGCCCGGAGCGACAAGAAGGACGCCCCCCGCATCTCCATCGCCGCCCGGCTCATCGCCGACCTCCTCCAGACCGCCGGGGCCGACCGGGTCCTCACCATGACCCTGCACTCCCCCCAGGTCCACGGCTTCTTCAAGGTGCCCGTGGACCACCTCTCCGCCGAGCCCGTCATCGCCAACCACTTCGCCACCCGGGTGGACCTGGAAAACGCCGTGGTGGTGGCCCCGGACGCGGGGGACCTCAAGCGGGCCAGCTCCCTGGCCCGCAGGCTCGGCCTCCCCCTGGCCTTCATCGACAAGGAGCGGGTCTCGGACACCGAGGTGCGGGTGCGGATGCTGGTGGGGGAGGTGAAGGGGAAAACCGCCCTGATCGTGGACGATGAGATCTCCACCGCCGGAAGCCTGGTGGAGGCGGTGGACGCCCTCCTGCAGGCGGGGGCCAAGGAGGTCTACGCCGCCGCCACCCACGGGGTCTATGTGGGCCCGGCCCTGGAGCGCATCGCCCAGAGCCCGGTCAAGGAGGTGGCCGCCACCGACACCTGCCCTCCCAAGGAGGGTCCCAAGCTCAAGACCCTCTCCGTGGCCCCCCTCTTCGCCGAGGCCATCTGGCGCATCCACCGGGGGGAGTCGGTGTCCAGTCTGTTCACCTGA
- a CDS encoding alpha/beta hydrolase, translating into MRKEAFTLAGQSVLAHIPERPRALLLALHGLQGSREHILSLLPGYAERGFLLLAFDAPRHGKREGPPPSSKSPRYVEEVYQIALAFAEETREVAQEARERFGLPLFLAGGSLGAFVVHLLLSQGFRAEGALAFIGSGFPMKLPQGQEVRDPRVLALYETPPAQRGEAYGGVPLLHLHGTKDLIVPLSRMGKTVEALRPHYPEGRLAWFVEEGAGHAITPLMARMGLAFLEAWLDPGRP; encoded by the coding sequence ATGCGGAAAGAAGCCTTCACCCTGGCGGGGCAAAGCGTGCTGGCCCACATCCCCGAGCGCCCGAGGGCCCTCCTCCTGGCCCTCCACGGGCTTCAGGGCTCCAGGGAACACATCCTTTCCCTCCTCCCGGGGTATGCGGAAAGGGGCTTCCTCCTCCTGGCCTTCGACGCCCCCCGGCACGGGAAACGGGAAGGCCCACCCCCCTCCTCCAAAAGCCCCAGGTATGTGGAGGAGGTGTACCAGATAGCCCTGGCCTTTGCCGAGGAAACCAGGGAAGTGGCCCAGGAGGCCAGGGAACGCTTCGGCCTACCCCTTTTCCTGGCAGGAGGGAGCCTGGGGGCCTTTGTGGTGCACCTGCTTCTTTCCCAGGGGTTCCGGGCAGAAGGGGCCCTGGCCTTCATTGGAAGCGGCTTTCCCATGAAGCTCCCCCAGGGTCAGGAGGTACGGGACCCTCGAGTCCTGGCCCTTTACGAAACCCCTCCCGCCCAGAGGGGGGAAGCCTATGGAGGTGTGCCCCTCCTCCACCTCCACGGCACCAAGGACCTGATCGTGCCCCTTTCCCGCATGGGGAAAACCGTGGAGGCCTTGAGGCCCCACTACCCCGAAGGCCGCTTAGCCTGGTTTGTGGAGGAGGGAGCCGGGCACGCCATCACCCCCCTGATGGCCCGGATGGGGCTGGCCTTCTTGGAGGCTTGGCTTGATCCTGGAAGGCCTTAA
- a CDS encoding DUF72 domain-containing protein, which translates to MILEGLKGYRGYPGGFKAYAKAFPTVELSWWHRAGDKRTISRLKTLAPVGFRFSVFGHKHFSFQPSGGERRTLRRFLRRFGLFGEKRGAVRIAVPPSVDPTQLARWLDLLEEVLKEVGPVPLAFQAEEALHPLLKERGYALVNQTGGPFLYLVDPGEIPREGQGYLYRSPTSSQAAPSALHSRAEVDRDWSALEG; encoded by the coding sequence TTGATCCTGGAAGGCCTTAAGGGGTATAGGGGCTACCCTGGGGGCTTCAAGGCCTATGCCAAGGCCTTCCCCACGGTGGAGCTCTCTTGGTGGCACCGGGCGGGGGACAAGAGGACCATAAGCCGCTTGAAGACCCTGGCCCCGGTGGGATTCCGCTTCAGCGTCTTTGGCCACAAGCACTTCTCCTTCCAGCCCTCAGGGGGGGAGAGGCGTACCTTAAGGCGCTTCTTAAGGCGGTTTGGGCTCTTTGGGGAGAAAAGGGGGGCGGTGCGGATTGCGGTTCCTCCGAGTGTGGACCCCACCCAACTGGCCCGCTGGCTGGACCTTTTGGAGGAGGTCTTGAAAGAGGTGGGGCCGGTACCCCTTGCCTTTCAAGCCGAGGAGGCCTTGCATCCCCTTCTCAAAGAACGGGGCTACGCCCTGGTAAACCAAACGGGAGGCCCTTTCCTCTACCTGGTGGACCCTGGGGAAATCCCCAGGGAAGGCCAGGGGTACCTTTACCGGAGCCCCACCTCTTCCCAAGCCGCCCCTTCCGCCCTACACTCAAGGGCGGAGGTTGACCGGGATTGGTCAGCCCTGGAGGGCTAG
- the speA gene encoding biosynthetic arginine decarboxylase, with translation MKTARRFSPKEAEEIYLVPYWGAGFFRVGRDGELEVTPLGPEGPSASLLEIVEALRDEGRPLPLVLRFPQILEARVRELNEAFRRAMEKYSYHGGYRGVYPVKVNQRRLVLETVAKAGRPYHYGLEAGSKAELALILAQDLSPEALITTNGFKDDDFIRLALMGRKLSRNVVITLEKFAELPRVIRISKELGVRPKLGIRYKLKAKGAGQWEASGGENAKFGLTTPEIIRAVEILKEEGLLDTLVMVHAHIGSQVTDIRRIKAMVREAAQTYVQLRKLGAPLQYLNLGGGLAVDYDGSKTNFYASANYTLPEYAEDLVYVTKEVVEAQGEPHPTLVTESGRAVTAYHEVLVLEVIDVITPPGEARPSPPPAEAHPLVKELWESLETLSPKNFREVYHDAFADKETLQTLYDLGLVSLRDRALAEEIFYHIARKVYAIVKELPYAPDEFEDLEKLLADKLVCNFSIFQSLPDAWAIHQLFPIVPLSRLNEPPTRQATLVDISCDSDGKIDRFIDLHDVRQSLPVHPIRPGEDYYLGVFLVGGYQDVLGSNHNLFGQVGEAHVVVDEEGFAIERFVPGETAEKVIEKMGFTARELFLGVERLVRQSRLSPVEKGAFLERYMRELQGYTYLED, from the coding sequence TTGAAAACCGCCAGGCGCTTTTCCCCCAAGGAAGCTGAGGAGATCTACCTGGTGCCCTACTGGGGGGCGGGGTTCTTCCGGGTAGGGCGGGACGGGGAGTTGGAGGTAACCCCCCTGGGTCCAGAGGGGCCTTCCGCCTCCCTTTTGGAGATCGTGGAGGCCCTCCGGGACGAGGGGCGGCCCCTGCCCCTGGTGCTCCGCTTCCCCCAGATCCTCGAGGCCCGGGTGCGGGAGCTGAACGAGGCCTTTCGCAGGGCCATGGAAAAGTACAGCTACCACGGGGGCTACCGCGGGGTCTACCCCGTGAAGGTGAACCAGCGCCGGCTGGTGCTGGAAACCGTGGCCAAGGCGGGGAGGCCCTACCACTACGGCCTCGAGGCGGGGAGCAAAGCGGAACTCGCCCTGATCCTGGCCCAGGACCTCTCCCCGGAAGCCCTCATCACAACCAACGGCTTCAAGGACGACGACTTCATCCGCCTGGCCCTAATGGGAAGAAAGCTTTCCCGGAACGTGGTCATCACCCTGGAGAAGTTCGCCGAGCTCCCCCGGGTGATCCGCATCTCCAAAGAGCTGGGTGTGCGGCCCAAGCTGGGCATCCGCTACAAGCTGAAGGCCAAAGGGGCCGGGCAGTGGGAAGCCAGCGGCGGGGAAAACGCCAAGTTCGGCCTCACCACCCCGGAGATCATCCGGGCGGTGGAGATCCTAAAAGAGGAAGGCCTCCTGGACACCCTGGTCATGGTCCACGCCCACATCGGCAGCCAGGTGACAGACATCCGCAGGATCAAGGCCATGGTGCGGGAGGCAGCCCAGACCTACGTGCAGCTCCGCAAGCTGGGGGCTCCCCTCCAGTACCTGAACCTGGGCGGGGGGCTGGCGGTGGACTACGACGGCTCCAAGACCAACTTCTACGCCTCCGCCAACTACACCCTTCCCGAGTACGCCGAGGATCTGGTCTACGTGACCAAGGAGGTGGTGGAGGCCCAGGGGGAGCCCCACCCCACCCTGGTCACGGAGTCGGGCCGGGCGGTGACCGCATACCATGAGGTCCTGGTCCTCGAGGTCATCGACGTCATCACCCCCCCGGGGGAGGCCCGGCCCTCCCCCCCGCCTGCGGAGGCCCACCCCCTGGTCAAGGAGCTCTGGGAGAGCCTGGAAACCCTCTCCCCCAAGAACTTCCGCGAGGTCTACCACGACGCCTTTGCCGACAAGGAGACCCTGCAGACCCTCTACGACTTGGGGTTGGTGTCCCTAAGGGACCGGGCTTTGGCCGAGGAGATCTTTTACCACATCGCCCGCAAGGTGTATGCCATCGTGAAGGAGCTGCCCTACGCCCCCGACGAGTTTGAGGACCTGGAGAAGCTTCTGGCAGACAAATTGGTCTGCAATTTTTCCATCTTTCAAAGCCTTCCCGACGCCTGGGCCATCCACCAGCTCTTCCCCATCGTCCCCCTAAGCCGCCTTAACGAGCCCCCCACCCGCCAGGCCACCCTGGTGGACATCTCCTGCGACTCCGACGGCAAGATAGACCGCTTCATCGACCTGCACGACGTGCGTCAGAGCTTGCCTGTCCACCCCATCCGCCCGGGGGAGGACTACTACCTGGGGGTCTTCCTGGTGGGGGGCTACCAGGACGTGTTGGGCTCCAACCACAACCTTTTCGGCCAGGTGGGGGAAGCCCACGTGGTGGTGGACGAGGAGGGGTTTGCCATCGAGCGGTTTGTCCCCGGGGAGACCGCGGAGAAGGTCATCGAGAAGATGGGCTTCACCGCCCGGGAGCTCTTCCTAGGAGTGGAGCGGCTGGTGCGGCAAAGCCGCCTCTCCCCCGTGGAGAAGGGAGCCTTCTTGGAGCGGTACATGCGGGAGCTCCAGGGCTACACCTATCTGGAAGACTGA